In Arthrobacter burdickii, one DNA window encodes the following:
- a CDS encoding Gfo/Idh/MocA family protein: protein MLNDLPPLRIALIGHGFMGAAHSQGWRVAPRFHDLPARPEMALLVGRNAQGVEAAARKWGWEETATDWRAAIARDDIDVVDIVTPGGSHAEIAIAALEAGKHVLCEKPLANTLEEAQAMAAAADSAGKDIFAMVGFTYRRVPAAAFARDLVRSGAIGEIRQVRAAYLQDWLADAEAPLTWRLQKDHAGSGALGDLGAHAVDLAQFITGQKIIGVSGILNTFVHERPLLGQASGLAGTAAAERGSVTVDDLALFNGRFDGGAIGSFEATRMSTGRKNALRIEVAGSTGAISFDLENMNSLGFYDATAPDTRQGFTNIMVTEPAHPYISAWWPAGHLLGYEHGFAHQAKDFVEAIAEGRQPEPSFADGLQVQKVLNGVERSADAESVWTKTV from the coding sequence ATGCTGAATGACCTACCACCCCTGAGGATTGCGCTGATCGGGCACGGCTTCATGGGGGCCGCCCATTCACAGGGCTGGCGGGTTGCACCGCGCTTCCATGACCTCCCGGCCCGACCGGAAATGGCACTGCTCGTGGGACGCAACGCCCAGGGGGTGGAGGCTGCGGCCAGGAAATGGGGTTGGGAGGAGACCGCCACGGACTGGCGGGCGGCCATTGCCCGTGACGATATCGACGTGGTCGACATCGTCACTCCCGGTGGTTCCCATGCCGAGATCGCGATAGCTGCGCTCGAGGCAGGCAAGCACGTGCTGTGCGAGAAGCCGCTTGCCAACACCCTCGAAGAGGCCCAGGCAATGGCCGCCGCGGCGGACAGCGCCGGCAAGGACATCTTTGCGATGGTCGGCTTCACGTATCGGCGCGTTCCGGCGGCAGCCTTCGCGAGGGACCTGGTCCGGTCGGGCGCGATCGGCGAGATCCGCCAGGTACGGGCCGCCTACCTGCAGGACTGGCTGGCGGACGCCGAAGCACCCCTGACCTGGCGCCTGCAGAAGGACCATGCCGGATCCGGGGCGCTGGGCGATCTGGGTGCCCACGCCGTCGACCTGGCGCAGTTCATCACCGGCCAGAAAATCATCGGCGTCAGCGGCATCCTGAACACCTTCGTCCACGAACGGCCTCTGCTCGGTCAGGCATCAGGGCTCGCGGGTACCGCCGCAGCCGAGCGCGGGAGCGTCACCGTGGACGATCTCGCGCTCTTCAACGGCCGTTTCGACGGTGGCGCGATCGGTTCGTTCGAAGCCACCCGGATGTCCACGGGTCGCAAGAACGCGCTCCGCATAGAGGTTGCCGGCTCCACCGGCGCCATCTCCTTCGACCTGGAGAACATGAACTCCCTCGGCTTCTACGATGCGACGGCGCCCGACACCCGACAGGGATTCACCAACATCATGGTGACGGAACCAGCCCACCCCTACATCTCCGCATGGTGGCCCGCAGGCCATCTCCTGGGCTACGAGCACGGCTTCGCCCACCAGGCGAAGGACTTCGTCGAAGCGATCGCCGAAGGCCGCCAGCCCGAACCGTCGTTCGCCGATGGCCTGCAGGTGCAGAAGGTGCTCAATGGTGTGGAGCGCAGCGCGGACGCCGAGAGCGTCTGGACCAAGACCGTCTAG
- a CDS encoding sugar phosphate isomerase/epimerase family protein — MTRNFTLFTGQWADLPFEKVAELAGQWGYDGLEIAVSGDHLDAWRWDDDAYIQDRLDILERNGLKVWAISNHLKGQAVCDDPIDFRHKGIVGAKVWGDGDPEGVRQRAAEEMKLTARLAKKLGVDTVIGFTGSSIWQYVAMFPPVSASVIDAGYQDFADRWNPILDVFDECGVRFAHEVHPSEIAYDYWSTQRTLEAIGHRPAFGLNWDPSHFLWQQIDPVAFISDFKDRIYHVDCKDTKMRMGGGRNGILSSHLPWGDPRRGWDFVSTGRGDVPWEDSFRALTAIGYTGPISVEWEDAGMDRLQGAPEALAFLKRFDFAPSETSFDAAFSQ, encoded by the coding sequence ATGACCCGCAACTTCACCCTGTTCACCGGCCAGTGGGCCGACCTGCCCTTCGAGAAGGTCGCCGAACTGGCCGGGCAGTGGGGCTACGACGGCCTGGAGATCGCAGTCTCCGGAGACCACCTCGACGCCTGGCGCTGGGACGACGACGCCTACATCCAGGACCGGCTGGACATCCTGGAGCGCAACGGACTCAAGGTCTGGGCCATCTCCAACCACCTCAAGGGCCAGGCCGTCTGCGACGACCCCATCGATTTCCGCCACAAGGGGATCGTCGGTGCGAAGGTCTGGGGCGACGGCGACCCCGAAGGCGTGCGCCAGCGCGCCGCGGAGGAGATGAAGCTGACCGCGCGCCTGGCGAAGAAGCTGGGCGTGGACACCGTCATCGGCTTCACCGGATCCTCGATCTGGCAGTACGTGGCCATGTTCCCGCCGGTGTCCGCCTCCGTGATCGACGCCGGCTACCAGGACTTCGCGGACCGCTGGAACCCGATCCTCGACGTCTTCGACGAGTGCGGGGTCCGCTTCGCGCACGAGGTCCACCCCTCCGAGATCGCCTACGACTACTGGTCCACCCAGCGCACACTTGAAGCCATCGGGCACCGCCCGGCCTTCGGCCTGAACTGGGACCCGAGCCACTTCCTGTGGCAGCAGATCGACCCCGTCGCGTTCATCTCGGACTTCAAGGACCGGATCTACCACGTGGACTGCAAGGACACGAAGATGCGCATGGGCGGAGGCCGCAACGGCATCCTCTCCTCGCACCTGCCTTGGGGCGACCCGCGGCGGGGCTGGGACTTCGTCTCGACCGGCCGCGGCGACGTGCCCTGGGAGGACAGCTTCCGCGCACTCACGGCCATCGGCTACACCGGCCCCATCTCGGTCGAGTGGGAGGACGCCGGCATGGACCGCCTGCAGGGAGCGCCCGAGGCCCTCGCCTTCCTCAAGCGCTTCGACTTCGCGCCCTCGGAAACCTCCTTCGACGCCGCCTTCAGCCAGTAG
- the nadE gene encoding ammonia-dependent NAD(+) synthetase, translated as MRELQAQIIEEMGVQPTIDPAAEVRRRVGFLKDYVRSSGTRGFVLGISGGLDSTLAGKLAQLAVDELRSEGMDADFIAMRLPYNVQKDEEDAQAALAFIQPRTSKVFNVAPAVDGIQQEYADTTGEPISDFTKGNTKARARMVAQYAVAGQHNLLVIGTDHGAESVTGFFTKFGDGGADILPLFGLNKRQNRALLEELGAPPALYNKIPTADLLDDLPGRADEHELGLTYEQIDDYLEGREIDPDAAKSIEHRYWITRHKRTVPVTLFDSWWRE; from the coding sequence ATGCGTGAACTCCAGGCACAGATCATTGAGGAAATGGGCGTCCAGCCCACCATCGACCCTGCTGCGGAGGTCCGCCGCAGGGTCGGGTTCCTGAAGGACTACGTCCGGTCGTCGGGTACCCGCGGGTTCGTCCTCGGCATCAGTGGCGGGCTGGACTCCACCCTGGCCGGCAAGCTCGCCCAGCTCGCGGTCGACGAACTGCGGTCGGAGGGCATGGACGCCGACTTCATCGCGATGCGCCTCCCCTACAACGTCCAGAAGGACGAGGAGGACGCGCAGGCCGCCCTCGCCTTCATCCAGCCCCGCACCTCGAAGGTGTTCAACGTGGCCCCCGCCGTCGACGGCATCCAGCAGGAGTACGCGGACACCACCGGTGAGCCCATCTCGGACTTCACCAAGGGCAACACGAAGGCCCGCGCCCGTATGGTGGCGCAGTACGCCGTCGCGGGGCAGCACAACCTCCTCGTGATCGGGACGGACCACGGCGCCGAGTCCGTCACCGGCTTCTTCACCAAGTTCGGCGACGGCGGAGCCGACATCCTGCCCCTCTTCGGACTCAACAAGCGCCAGAACCGCGCCCTGCTGGAGGAACTGGGTGCACCGCCGGCCCTCTACAACAAGATCCCGACGGCGGACCTCCTGGACGACCTTCCCGGCCGGGCCGACGAGCACGAGCTCGGGCTCACCTACGAGCAGATCGACGACTACCTCGAGGGGCGCGAGATCGATCCCGACGCCGCGAAGTCGATCGAACACCGCTACTGGATCACACGGCACAAGCGGACAGTGCCGGTGACCCTGTTCGATTCGTGGTGGCGGGAGTAA
- a CDS encoding exodeoxyribonuclease III has product MKIATWNVNSLRARADRVEAWLNRSDVDVLAIQETKCKDDNFPWELFENSGFEVAHFGLSQWNGVAIASRIGLDDVERTFPDQPTFGKPGTEAVQEARAIAATCGGVRVWSLYVPNGRALDDPHMPYKIEWLDTLRGHARQWITEDPQAQIALMGDWNIAPQDEDVWDIDLFVNGGYTHVSPPERAAFQAFLDSGFADLARPYTPGPGSYTYWDYKQLRFPKKEGMRIDFVLGSPALAARAANAFVDREERKGKGASDHAPVVVELSEP; this is encoded by the coding sequence GTGAAGATCGCCACCTGGAACGTCAATTCCCTCCGCGCCCGTGCCGACCGTGTCGAAGCCTGGCTGAACAGGTCCGACGTCGACGTCCTGGCCATCCAGGAGACGAAGTGCAAGGACGACAACTTCCCCTGGGAGTTGTTCGAGAACAGCGGCTTCGAGGTGGCGCACTTCGGCCTCAGCCAGTGGAACGGCGTCGCGATCGCCTCCCGCATAGGGCTCGACGACGTCGAGCGCACCTTTCCCGACCAGCCCACCTTCGGCAAGCCCGGCACCGAGGCGGTGCAGGAAGCACGGGCCATCGCCGCCACCTGCGGGGGTGTCCGCGTCTGGAGCCTGTACGTCCCCAACGGACGGGCCCTCGACGACCCGCACATGCCGTACAAGATCGAGTGGCTCGACACGCTCCGTGGCCACGCCCGGCAGTGGATCACCGAGGACCCCCAGGCGCAGATCGCCCTGATGGGCGACTGGAACATCGCCCCGCAGGACGAGGACGTCTGGGACATCGACCTCTTCGTCAACGGCGGCTACACCCACGTCAGCCCGCCCGAGCGCGCCGCGTTCCAGGCCTTCCTCGATTCCGGGTTCGCCGACCTCGCGCGTCCGTACACGCCCGGGCCCGGCTCCTACACCTACTGGGACTACAAGCAGCTGCGGTTCCCCAAGAAGGAGGGCATGCGGATCGACTTCGTCCTCGGCTCGCCCGCCCTCGCCGCCCGTGCCGCCAACGCCTTCGTGGATCGCGAGGAGCGCAAGGGCAAGGGCGCCTCGGACCACGCCCCCGTCGTCGTGGAACTCAGCGAGCCGTGA
- a CDS encoding LacI family DNA-binding transcriptional regulator — translation MTSIDDVAAHLGVSTATVSRALRGLPGVAEETRARVNSTAKELGYVPSSSASGLASGRTMAMGVLVPVIDRWYFSAVLEGVDRQLRAAGYDLILFSLGGDGVNRDRVFHRSILRKRIDALLVMSMHLTEEERKAVQQLEYPNIVVGGAVEGVRHVGIDDAKAARDAVEHLIGLGHTRIAHMRGGGSFDIDFQVPRIRQQAFQQVMEDHGLPVREDWSAFGDFRFTTSRVSALALLADPANRPTAVFCSSDEMAFGVLKAAAELGIDVPGELSVIGIDDHEFSEPMGLTTIRQDPEDQGAYAAELLLGELLRNEPADYPPPRPHLLVERHSTGPARG, via the coding sequence ATGACCAGCATCGACGACGTCGCTGCGCACCTCGGCGTCTCGACGGCCACGGTGTCCCGCGCCCTGCGCGGGCTGCCGGGGGTGGCCGAGGAGACGCGCGCGCGGGTCAACTCGACCGCGAAGGAGCTGGGATACGTACCGTCGTCGTCCGCCTCCGGGCTCGCCTCCGGGCGCACCATGGCGATGGGAGTGCTCGTCCCGGTGATCGACCGCTGGTACTTCTCCGCCGTCCTCGAGGGCGTCGACCGCCAGCTGCGTGCCGCCGGGTACGACCTGATCCTGTTCAGCCTCGGCGGCGACGGCGTGAACCGCGACCGGGTGTTCCACCGCTCCATCCTCCGCAAGCGCATCGACGCCCTGCTGGTGATGTCCATGCACCTGACGGAGGAGGAGCGGAAGGCAGTCCAGCAGCTCGAGTACCCCAACATCGTGGTCGGCGGCGCTGTGGAGGGTGTCCGGCACGTGGGCATCGATGACGCGAAGGCGGCCCGCGACGCCGTGGAGCACCTGATCGGCCTCGGCCACACGCGAATCGCGCACATGCGGGGCGGTGGTTCTTTCGACATCGACTTCCAGGTGCCGAGGATCCGGCAGCAGGCCTTCCAGCAGGTAATGGAGGACCACGGACTCCCGGTGCGCGAGGACTGGTCGGCCTTCGGCGACTTCCGGTTCACCACGTCGCGTGTGTCCGCGCTCGCGCTGCTCGCCGACCCGGCGAACCGGCCGACGGCGGTGTTCTGCTCGTCCGATGAGATGGCGTTCGGTGTGCTGAAGGCCGCGGCGGAGCTCGGCATCGATGTTCCCGGTGAACTGTCGGTCATCGGCATCGACGACCACGAGTTCTCCGAGCCCATGGGCCTGACCACCATCCGGCAGGACCCCGAGGACCAGGGAGCGTACGCGGCCGAGCTCCTGCTCGGTGAACTGCTGCGCAACGAGCCTGCCGATTACCCGCCCCCGCGGCCGCACCTGCTCGTCGAGCGGCACTCGACGGGTCCTGCGAGGGGCTGA
- a CDS encoding carbohydrate ABC transporter permease: MQKRVKQRLTSRRATAAAIIIAVIWTVPTFGLLVSSFRPEDNIKGNGWWNVLTDRQFTLENYADVLSPGGSQSPNLLSYFVNSLAIVIPGTVFTLVLGAMAAYMFAWGRFRGKDSLFIFVFALQIVPLQMALIPLLQLFTKVLKFGDFQVLPSGTYAQLWVAHTIFGLPLAIFLLHNFIAEIPGEVIEAARVDGAGHSTIFWRIIIPLATPALASFGIFQFLWLWNDLLVALVFSGGGADVAPITQRLAEIQGSRGGEWQRLTAGAFVSIIVPLAVFFGLQRYFVRGLLAGGLKG, from the coding sequence ATGCAGAAACGGGTCAAGCAGCGGCTGACGTCGCGGAGGGCCACTGCCGCCGCGATCATCATCGCCGTGATCTGGACCGTCCCGACGTTCGGACTGCTGGTCTCGTCCTTCCGCCCGGAGGACAACATCAAGGGCAACGGCTGGTGGAACGTCCTCACCGATCGCCAGTTCACGCTCGAGAACTACGCCGACGTCCTCAGCCCCGGAGGAAGCCAGTCACCCAACCTGCTCTCCTACTTCGTGAACTCGCTGGCGATCGTCATTCCCGGGACCGTCTTCACGCTGGTCCTCGGCGCCATGGCGGCGTACATGTTCGCGTGGGGCCGGTTCAGGGGGAAGGACAGCCTGTTCATCTTCGTCTTCGCCCTGCAGATCGTCCCCCTCCAGATGGCCCTGATCCCGCTGCTCCAACTGTTCACGAAGGTGCTCAAGTTCGGCGACTTCCAGGTTCTGCCGAGTGGTACCTATGCACAGCTCTGGGTCGCCCACACGATCTTCGGACTGCCGCTGGCCATCTTCCTCCTGCACAACTTCATCGCGGAGATCCCGGGCGAGGTCATCGAGGCGGCCCGCGTGGACGGGGCCGGGCACAGCACCATCTTCTGGCGCATCATCATTCCGCTCGCCACGCCCGCGCTGGCTTCCTTCGGGATTTTCCAGTTCCTCTGGTTGTGGAACGACCTCCTCGTGGCGCTGGTGTTCTCCGGCGGCGGGGCCGACGTCGCGCCGATCACGCAGCGCCTGGCCGAGATCCAGGGTTCCCGCGGCGGAGAGTGGCAGCGTCTGACAGCGGGAGCCTTCGTGTCCATCATCGTTCCGCTGGCAGTGTTCTTCGGGCTGCAGCGCTACTTCGTGCGGGGTTTGCTGGCCGGCGGCCTGAAGGGCTGA
- a CDS encoding carbohydrate ABC transporter permease, translated as MEDFADKGLQVVVGLAIFAAIIGLIMLVVDRAPKSGREKLQVAGFLAPALILLAVGLVFPALQTSYISFTNRNGEFVGLDNFVWMFTQPEALVTLRNTLIWVVLVPLLASSIGLAYAVFIDRARGEKALKALVFMPMAISFVGAGVIWRFVYAYKGAEQNQIGLLNQILVWLGQEPKQFLLDAPENTFFLIAVMIWIQTGFAMVVLSAAIKGIPTEIVEAARLDGASAWQQFRNVTIPTIRGSLIVVITTITIGTLKVFDIVRTMTAGQYETSVVANEMYTQAFRAGEPGRGAALALVLFLMVLPVVVYNARLLRKQKEIR; from the coding sequence GTGGAAGATTTTGCTGACAAAGGTTTACAGGTGGTGGTGGGGCTCGCCATCTTCGCGGCCATCATCGGCCTCATCATGCTGGTCGTGGACCGGGCGCCGAAATCCGGGCGCGAGAAGCTCCAGGTCGCCGGATTCCTGGCACCGGCCCTGATCCTGCTGGCCGTCGGGCTCGTGTTCCCGGCGCTCCAGACTTCGTACATCTCTTTCACCAACCGCAACGGGGAGTTCGTCGGGCTCGACAACTTCGTCTGGATGTTCACGCAGCCGGAGGCGCTGGTGACCCTGAGGAACACCCTCATCTGGGTGGTCCTCGTCCCGCTGCTCGCGTCCTCGATCGGACTCGCCTATGCCGTGTTCATCGACCGCGCGCGCGGCGAGAAGGCGCTGAAGGCGCTGGTCTTCATGCCGATGGCCATCTCGTTCGTCGGTGCCGGCGTGATCTGGCGCTTCGTCTACGCCTACAAGGGTGCGGAGCAGAACCAGATCGGGCTCCTCAACCAGATCCTGGTGTGGCTGGGCCAGGAGCCCAAGCAGTTCCTGCTCGATGCCCCGGAGAACACCTTCTTCCTGATCGCGGTCATGATCTGGATCCAGACCGGTTTCGCCATGGTGGTGCTGTCGGCGGCCATCAAGGGCATCCCCACGGAGATCGTCGAGGCCGCACGGCTCGACGGCGCCAGCGCCTGGCAGCAGTTCCGCAACGTCACCATCCCCACCATCCGCGGTTCCCTGATCGTCGTCATCACGACCATCACGATCGGTACCCTCAAGGTCTTCGACATCGTCCGGACCATGACCGCAGGCCAGTACGAGACGTCGGTGGTCGCCAACGAGATGTACACCCAGGCGTTCCGGGCGGGTGAGCCCGGCAGGGGTGCCGCGCTGGCGCTGGTCCTGTTCCTGATGGTGCTGCCCGTGGTCGTCTACAACGCCCGGCTGCTCCGCAAGCAGAAGGAGATCCGATGA
- a CDS encoding ABC transporter substrate-binding protein, producing MAKTRSRKLVLPAAALSVSLLALAGCGSGGSDSAGGSENADCAAYESYGTFEDAEVSVYSTIVDVEAERLEATWADFSECTGIEVAYEGSKEFETQIGVRAQGGTAPDLAIFPQPGLLATQAGFLKPAPQEVSDLVDEGWSEDWKAYGTVDGTFYAAPMLASIKGYIWYVPATFEEKGWEVPTTWDEMMELTEKIASEEEDIKPWCAGFESGEATGWPGTDWVEDAVLRENGPEVYDQWVTHEIPFNDPQIVKSFDRVGDILKNDDYVNGGFGDSRSILSTPFSEAGQPVLDGQCAMHHQASFQASNWPEGTNVAEDGDVWAFMTPPVDPAAGTAVTGGGEFIGAYTDRPEVQALQAFMASADFANIRVALGGNISANKGLDPEVATSDLDRQSIELLQDPNTVFRFDASDLMPGAVGSNSFWSGIVNWINGSSTEEVTQTVEDSWPAS from the coding sequence ATGGCGAAAACTCGCTCACGGAAGTTGGTGCTGCCCGCTGCAGCGCTCAGTGTTTCCCTCCTCGCGCTCGCCGGGTGCGGATCAGGCGGCTCGGACAGCGCGGGCGGATCGGAGAACGCGGACTGCGCCGCCTACGAGTCGTACGGAACATTCGAGGACGCCGAAGTCAGCGTCTATTCGACCATCGTCGACGTCGAAGCCGAGCGGCTCGAGGCGACTTGGGCCGACTTCTCGGAATGCACCGGCATCGAGGTCGCGTACGAGGGGTCCAAGGAATTCGAGACGCAGATCGGCGTTCGCGCCCAGGGCGGGACTGCTCCCGACCTCGCGATCTTCCCGCAGCCGGGTCTGCTCGCCACCCAGGCCGGGTTCCTCAAGCCGGCACCCCAGGAGGTCTCCGATCTCGTGGACGAGGGCTGGTCGGAGGACTGGAAGGCCTACGGCACCGTCGACGGCACCTTCTACGCGGCACCGATGCTCGCCAGCATCAAGGGCTACATCTGGTACGTCCCGGCCACCTTCGAGGAGAAGGGCTGGGAAGTTCCCACCACCTGGGACGAGATGATGGAGCTGACGGAGAAGATCGCCAGCGAGGAAGAGGACATCAAGCCCTGGTGCGCCGGTTTCGAATCCGGGGAAGCCACCGGCTGGCCCGGAACCGACTGGGTCGAGGACGCGGTGCTCCGCGAGAACGGCCCCGAGGTCTACGACCAGTGGGTTACCCACGAGATCCCGTTCAACGATCCGCAGATCGTGAAGTCGTTCGACCGCGTGGGCGACATCCTCAAGAACGACGACTACGTCAACGGCGGCTTCGGCGACTCGCGCTCCATCCTCTCGACGCCCTTCTCAGAGGCCGGTCAGCCTGTCCTCGATGGCCAGTGCGCCATGCACCACCAGGCATCCTTCCAGGCGTCCAACTGGCCCGAGGGGACCAACGTGGCCGAAGACGGTGACGTCTGGGCCTTCATGACCCCTCCTGTCGATCCTGCTGCCGGCACTGCGGTCACCGGCGGTGGCGAGTTCATCGGTGCCTACACGGACCGTCCAGAGGTCCAGGCGCTCCAGGCCTTCATGGCAAGCGCTGATTTCGCCAACATCCGCGTTGCTCTGGGTGGAAACATCAGCGCCAACAAGGGACTCGATCCCGAGGTGGCGACATCGGACCTCGACCGCCAGTCGATCGAACTGCTGCAGGACCCCAACACGGTGTTCCGCTTCGATGCCTCCGACCTGATGCCCGGCGCCGTCGGCTCCAACTCCTTCTGGAGCGGCATCGTGAACTGGATCAACGGTTCCTCCACCGAAGAAGTCACGCAGACGGTCGAAGACAGCTGGCCTGCATCCTGA
- a CDS encoding DUF6286 domain-containing protein, with product MSPDPLDRSTPASTARLVRRELYSSRAVASVVTGALLIAACLVLLFEAILKAVGEAPFLLDVEAAGAWIGALPGAAPASLLGAGSVFLLVLGALLLLLAVLPGRRARYTIPDGRAAIVVDAEVVASSLARRARVAAGVAPEQVLVTISRASVRVQVRPTSGVPVDADAVRTAVADDLRLSSVEPAPRITVVVAESGVIGQ from the coding sequence GTGAGTCCCGATCCGCTCGACCGGTCGACGCCGGCCTCCACAGCCCGACTCGTCCGCCGGGAACTGTATTCGTCGCGGGCCGTCGCGTCGGTGGTGACGGGTGCCCTCCTGATCGCGGCCTGCCTGGTCCTGCTGTTCGAGGCCATCCTCAAGGCTGTAGGGGAAGCGCCGTTCCTGCTCGACGTCGAAGCTGCGGGCGCCTGGATCGGGGCCCTGCCCGGCGCGGCGCCCGCCTCCCTCCTCGGAGCCGGATCCGTCTTCCTGCTCGTCCTCGGCGCCCTGCTTCTCCTCCTCGCGGTCCTGCCCGGCAGGCGGGCCCGCTACACCATTCCGGACGGTCGGGCCGCGATCGTCGTCGATGCCGAGGTGGTGGCGTCGTCGCTGGCGCGCAGGGCGCGGGTTGCGGCAGGAGTGGCACCGGAACAGGTCCTGGTGACGATCAGCCGCGCCTCGGTTCGGGTGCAGGTCCGGCCTACGTCGGGTGTCCCTGTCGACGCCGATGCCGTTCGCACTGCCGTCGCGGACGATCTGCGGCTCTCGAGCGTCGAGCCGGCGCCGAGGATCACCGTCGTCGTGGCGGAGTCGGGGGTGATCGGGCAGTGA
- a CDS encoding DUF2273 domain-containing protein yields the protein MTPTTIGMAAGAVLAFAALIFGFWGFVLTLVLVLCGALVGRTVEGKLDLRGVVDALSGRRSSS from the coding sequence ATGACTCCCACCACGATCGGTATGGCCGCAGGAGCGGTGCTCGCCTTCGCAGCCCTGATCTTCGGATTCTGGGGCTTCGTGCTGACCCTCGTCCTGGTGCTCTGCGGAGCCCTCGTGGGGCGCACAGTCGAGGGCAAGCTCGACCTGCGCGGCGTCGTCGACGCCCTGTCCGGCCGACGCTCGTCCTCGTGA
- a CDS encoding Asp23/Gls24 family envelope stress response protein, which produces MIEQPTGRPLPVLQDTAVGRTVIGDQAAVKIAAIAARAVPGVHSLGLGAGRALGAIRDAVGANDLSQGVKVEVGQTQLAVDVSLIAEYGYALHALADAVRAAVYDALTQLVGLEVMEVNVEVLDVHLPPPAEPRTVERVRPTGSSQVQHRAE; this is translated from the coding sequence ATGATCGAGCAACCCACGGGGCGTCCGTTGCCCGTCCTGCAGGACACGGCTGTCGGAAGGACCGTCATCGGTGATCAGGCCGCGGTCAAGATCGCCGCCATCGCCGCGCGGGCGGTGCCGGGTGTCCACTCGCTCGGGCTCGGAGCCGGCCGCGCGCTCGGAGCCATCCGGGACGCCGTCGGAGCCAACGACCTCTCGCAGGGAGTGAAGGTCGAAGTCGGCCAGACGCAGCTCGCCGTCGACGTCAGCCTGATCGCCGAGTACGGCTATGCACTCCATGCCCTCGCCGATGCCGTCCGTGCTGCCGTGTACGACGCGCTCACGCAACTTGTCGGGCTCGAGGTCATGGAGGTCAACGTCGAGGTCCTGGACGTGCATCTCCCGCCACCGGCAGAACCCAGGACGGTCGAACGCGTCCGTCCCACGGGCTCCTCCCAGGTCCAGCACCGAGCCGAGTGA
- a CDS encoding metallopeptidase family protein, whose protein sequence is MPFEIPREEFDDAVDDAIDRIPDDLARAMDNVAIFVVEEYEPGPGEPADTELLGLYEGTPLTERDSWWDAGSLPDRISIFRGPLMRLCSTREELVEEILVTVVHEVAHHFGIDDDRLHELGWS, encoded by the coding sequence GTGCCATTCGAGATCCCACGGGAAGAGTTCGACGACGCCGTCGACGACGCCATCGACAGGATCCCCGACGACCTCGCGCGTGCGATGGACAACGTGGCCATCTTCGTCGTCGAGGAGTACGAGCCCGGGCCGGGCGAGCCCGCCGACACGGAACTGCTGGGACTGTACGAAGGGACGCCCCTCACGGAGCGGGACTCGTGGTGGGACGCAGGGTCCCTGCCGGACCGCATCAGCATCTTCCGCGGGCCCCTCATGCGGCTGTGCTCCACGCGCGAGGAACTGGTGGAGGAGATCCTCGTGACCGTGGTGCACGAGGTCGCCCACCATTTCGGCATCGACGACGACCGGCTCCACGAACTGGGGTGGAGCTGA